In Leptodactylus fuscus isolate aLepFus1 chromosome 2, aLepFus1.hap2, whole genome shotgun sequence, one genomic interval encodes:
- the ZIC2 gene encoding zinc finger protein ZIC 2: MLLDAGPQFPALGVGTFARHHHHHHHHHAAVAAAAAAAEMQERELSLAQNSFVEPAHMGAFKLNPGGGSGTSSSGGGSGGGSGASGGAGGSGPHDLSPPGQSSAFTSQAGYPTSALAPHAAYTGAPFNSPRDFLFRGRGFAEGATAAGGGQHSLFGPPAGSLHHHPHHHQLSHGEHPQGHLLFPGIHEQHAAASQNVLGGQMRLGLPGEVFGRTEQYRQVSSPRGDPYTAAQLHNQYGPMNMGMNMAAHHHHHHHHHPGAFFRYMRQQCIKQELICKWIDPEQLSNPKKSCNKTFSTMHELVTHVSVEHVGGPEQSNHICFWEECAREGKPFKAKYKLVNHIRVHTGEKPFPCPFPGCGKVFARSENLKIHKRTHTGEKPFQCEFEGCDRRFANSSDRKKHMHVHTSDKPYLCKMCDKSYTHPSSLRKHMKVHESSPQGSESSPAASSGYESSTPPGLVSPNTETQSTNLSPATASVSGVHSVSSGAGGPLSSNFNEWYV; encoded by the exons ATGCTGCTGGACGCCGGTCCTCAGTTCCCGGCCCTGGGTGTGGGTACATTTGCACggcaccatcatcatcatcaccatcatcatgcaGCGGTGGCGGCTGCGGCGGCGGCTGCAGAGATGCAGGAACGGGAGTTGAGTCTGGCGCAGAACAGCTTTGTGGAGCCGGCGCACATGGGTGCCTTCAAGCTCAACCCCGGCGGAGGCTCCGGGACAAGCAGCAGCGGCGGCGGCAGCGGAGGAGGATCTGGGGCTTCTGGGGGAGCAGGAGGCAGCGGACCACATGACCTGTCCCCCCCGGGGCAGAGCTCGGCATTTACCTCCCAGGCTGGATACCCCACATCCGCCCTTGCGCCACATGCAGCCTACACCGGCGCACCATTCAACAGCCCGCGGGACTTCTTATTCCGAGGACGTGGCTTTGCAGAGGGGGCTACAGCTGCAGGAGGGGGGCAGCATAGTTTGTTTGGCCCCCCAGCAGGTAGCCTTCATCACCACCCCCATCATCACCAGCTCTCGCATGGAGAGCACCCGCAGGGACACCTGCTTTTCCCCGGTATCCATGAACAGCATGCTGCAGCCTCCCAAAACGTACTTGGCGGACAGATGAGGCTGGGGCTGCCCGGAGAGGTGTTCGGCAGGACGGAGCAATACCGGCAGGTGTCTAGTCCTAGAGGAGACCCCTACACCGCTGCCCAGCTACACAACCAGTATGGCCCCATGAACATGGGAATGAACATGGCAgcccaccaccatcatcatcatcaccaccatccTGGGGCCTTCTTCAGGTACATGAGGCAACAGTGCATCAAGCAGGAGCTCATCTGCAAGTGGATAGACCCTGAGCAGCTCAGTAACCCCAAGAAAAGCTGCAATAAGACTTTCAGCACCATGCATGAGCTAGTCACCCATGTGTCTGTGGAGCATGTGGGGGGACCCGAGCAGAGCAACCACATTTGCTTCTGGGAGGAATGTGCCAGGGAGGGGAAGCCATTCAAGGCCAAATACAAACTGGTCAACCACATCCgagtacacacaggggagaagccattcccGTGCCCCTTCCCTGGATGTGGCAAGGTCTTTGCCCGCTCCGAGAACCTAAAAATCCACAAAAGGACTCACACAG gaGAGAAGCCGTTCCAGTGTGAATTTGAGGGCTGCGATAGGAGATTTGCAAACAGTAGCGACAGAAAGAAACACATGCACGTCCACACCTCGGACAAGCCATATCTGTGCAAGATGTGCGACAAGTCCTACACTCACCCCAGCTCCTTAAGGAAACACATGAAG GTGCATGAGTCTTCTCCTCAAGGGTCTGAGTCGTCCCCCGCCGCCAGCTCTGGCTATGAATCCTCTACACCCCCAGGTTTGGTGTCCCCCAACACTGAGACACAAAGTACCAATCTGTCCCCGGCCACAGCATCAGTATCTGGGGTCCACAGTGTAAGCAGCGGGGCAGGGGGACCCCTCTCGTCAAACTTCAATGAGTGGTATGTGTAA
- the ZIC5 gene encoding zinc finger protein ZIC 5 — protein MFLKDGRGGKITPVSVDGRDCVGMEPPLSKRSQTLRLADLAAAQAHPHQTMTGFPGLGSHQAHSHPAHIHPGELGSDPGVALTPFGPEHMAQASALKLSPSQHMPAHPEAQTAAAFASPAAVTYPVAHSHTGYTSSRDFILRRELSTSAMLGEQHPATSSPHHHHPHSMFISSTGTYGHSEGASHPLFTGLHEQATPGVHHPLNGQMRLGLAGELYGRAEPFRPEHYAASSIHSYNSMNLNVNLAAAAHPAAAGAFLRYMRQPIKQELICKWIDQDQTSKKTCSKTFSTMHELVNHVTVEHVGGPEQSSHVCFWEECPREGKPFKAKYKLVNHIRVHTGEKPFPCPFPGCGKVFARSENLKIHKRTHTGEKPFKCEFDGCDRKFANSSDRKKHSHVHTSDKPYYCKVRGCDKSYTHPSSLRKHMKIHCKSPPGSPSALGYSAVTTPIDESLSPTQDQVRGRTANLSPQVTNLNEWYVCQASGAPNNLHTPSSNAESTDSEDEDTYRNSERTIR, from the exons ATGTTTTTGAAGGATGGTAGAGGGGGAAAAATAACACCAGTGAGTGTGGATGGACGTGATTGTGTAGGGATGGAGCCCCCTTTGAGCAAGAGGAGTCAGACTCTGAGGTTAGCGGATTTGGCAGCGGCTCAAGCCCATCCTCATCAGACTATGACAGGCTTCCCGGGGTTGGGGAGTCATCAAGCACACTCCCACCCTGCCCACATCCACCCTGGGGAGTTGGGGAGTGACCCTGGAGTTGCCCTGACTCCATTCGGACCTGAGCACATGGCCCAAGCTAGTGCTCTGAAACTTAGTCCCTCTCAGCATATGCCAGCTCATCCTGAAGCCCAGACAGCTGCTGCCTTTGCTTCGCCGGCTGCAGTCACTTATCCTGTGGCTCACTCACACACTGGCTACACTAGCAGCAGGGACTTTATCCTCAGGAGGGAGCTGTCCACTTCTGCCATGTTAGGCGAGCAGCACCCGGCCACCAgctccccccatcaccaccacccccATAGCATGTTCATTTCCTCCACTGGTACCTATGGACACTCTGAAGGGGCAAGTCACCCTCTCTTCACTGGCCTTCACGAGCAGGCGACCCCCGGAGTCCACCACCCTCTCAATGGCCAGATGAGACTTGGCTTGGCCGGAGAACTTTACGGAAGAGCCGAGCCCTTCAGACCCGAGCACTATGCTGCCTCCTCCATCCACAGCTACAACTCTATGAACTTAAATGTCAACCTAGCTGCTGCCGCCCACCCAGCCGCTGCAGGGGCGTTCTTGAGGTACATGAGGCAGCCCATCAAACAAGAGCTCATCTGCAAGTGGATCGATCAAGACCAGACCTCCAAAAAAACCTGCTCCAAAACTTTCAGCACCATGCATGAGCTGGTTAACCATGTCACGGTGGAGCATGTCGGGGGACCAGAGCAGAGCAGCCACGTCTGTTTCTGGGAGGAATGTCCCAGGGAGGGAAAGCCATTCAAGGCCAAATACAAGCTGGTCAACCACATCCGGgtgcacacaggggagaagcctttcCCGTGCCCCTTCCCTGGATGTGGCAAGGTCTTTGCCCGCTCCGAGAACTTGAAGATCCACAAGAGGACTCACACAG GGGAGAAACCGTTTAAGTGTGAATTTGATGGCTGCGACAGGAAGTTTGCCAATAGCAGTGACAGGAAGAAGCACTCGCATGTGCACACCAGCGACAAGCCCTACTACTGTAAAGTCAGAGGCTGCGACAAGTCGTACACGCATCCTAGCTCCCTGAGAAAGCACATGAAGATCCATTGCAAGTCCCCCCCGGGGTCTCCCTCCGCCCTGGGTTACTCTGCTGTAACTACTCCAATAGATGAGTCCCTGTCCCCTACTCAGGACCAAGTCAGGGGGCGCACTGCCAACCTATCCCCTCAGGTCACCAACCTCAATGAGTGGTATGTGTGTCAAGCCAGTGGGGCCCCAAATAACTTGCACACCCCTTCCAGTAATGCAGAGAGCACCGATTCTGAAGATGAAGACACTTACAGGAACTCAGAGAGGACTATTCGGTAG